The window cttaaattaatacacattttctacatgatttaataatataacataatataatataatataatatagtacaacaCAATGCAGGTGCATTGGGTTTACTACAGCTTACAGTTGAtggaaaatcattattttgtacagtATGTTTAGCTTTtggttcaaaaaataattcatttgtaCTAGGCATGAATACATGGTCTCATACCTACCAACGTATTCAAgaacatgaaaatatattagaacacAATGTAAGTATAGAAGCATATTTTTTGCACGTTCACAAGACTAACATAGATAAcctttaatttgtaaataaattaaattcaagaaaaattttaattaaacaaagacTCAATGCACTGGAACGCATAAtagatgtaattaaattaattggtaAACGTAGCCTTAGTTACCACGGAAAACATAATGAAGCTCCTTACACTTTACATAATGACTCAATTGATCATGGCAATATTCtagatatactattattattaaaaaaatatgatgttgTTCTGAatgaatatttagataatattattaaaaaaagtcaagtATCACATAATTCTGGAAATAAAACTAGAGGTGGTTTATTAAccttaatttcaaaaacaacagttaatcaaataattgaatGTATCAGtgatcttattaaaaaatacattgccAGTCAAATTGTAGAAGCTGAAATGTTTTCTGGTGAATTTAGATACCACCCAAGATGTAGCAGTCAAAGATCAGTGCGCAATAGTGATTAGATATGTTAATTCTAATGGGATTCATGAAAAACTCATAGCTGTTGTAAACTGTATAGATAGTTCAGGAAAGGGTATTTTCAAATTGCTTTTTAATGttctaacaaataataatttaaacattaaatattgcaTTGCCAATGCAACAGATGGTGCTGCATCGATGCAGGGCATTTATAATGGATTTTCTAAATGATTATCAGATGAATCACCTGGTAATGTTCTTGTATGGTGTTACAgccatgttttaaatttggtattatcatatataactAAAACGTCTATTGCTACTGCGTcagttttttcattattaaatgggCTAGCTGCATTATTCAAAGAATCGTATCAACGTATGGCTATTTGGTCAAAAGCTACACGGTCTGATGTAAAACATAGAAAACTCCAATTAATTGGAGAAACTAGGTGGTGGGCAAAAGAAGAAGCATTAAGCAAAATTTTTGGTAGTATAAAATTCACAGATTGTttgtatattgaattattaatttcactttatgaaatagaaacttttgaatatttttcaatagaaaTAAGACCCAAAGCTAAGAATTTTAAggaattaatgttaaaatattccaCATTGCTTACAGCCTTTATGTACTTaagaatttacaaaataacttcCCCAATTGTCAAAATACTTACAGACAAATGGAATGGACTTGCATAAATCTCAACAATTAGTTAATATAGTTCATAAAGAATTACAACATATACAAAGAGATGTTAAAGGGTTAAAAAAGCAGgttgatgaatttattattaatgctaaTCATAAACTAGAATCatttattgatgaaaatgAAGAAGAGTTGGACATAACTATTGAAACTGaattaccaaaattaaaaataaggaaaaaaaagaaagctTTTGAAGAGTTAACAGAGGATGACCAGATAGATATGTGATGGATAAAGTAGTAGAAAGTATGGAAAAaagattcattaaaaataatcaaatatatatggaCTTGGCATGTTTGTCACCTATtcattttgatgattttaaaaatgggtTGACACCAAATTCTTTAAGTGCTCTTGCCATAAAactcaaaacatttaataaagatattacATTGGATAGCTTACTGTCAGAGTTATTTCATTTTGCCTCTAGTTggaataagttaaaaatagcaTTACCTGAGTCATATATAGATAATGATATTTCTGAGGATGATGAAAACCAAGATGATGATctgaacattttcaaaaagtcttgtaatgaaaaaaaagtgtgTAGAAATTGTGCTGCTTGCTGCTTTAATGTATTGATGAAATATAAGCTGTATAGTGATGCATATCAACAACTAACACTGGGTTATAAGTATCTACTCACACTTCCTTCAACTCAGGTaatgctttaaatatttttatttttttagcttaaattttatttatttatatttaattttctttaaactaGGTGGCTTGTGAAcgatcattttcaattttaaaataattaaaactcgcTTGAGAAACACTATGAATGAAGATAAATTAGAAGCTTTTATGCTAAACAAAGATATTTTGAGTAATATAGATTCTGAccaaataattgaaatgttaGAAAACAAGAGTAAATTGCTTCTTAGAGaacttagttattaaattaaggtgcatgtacttaataataagattttaatcataatgttatatttatgtattaaaaatgtaattatcataaatttaattatctaataaaaaaaaataaaattgatgattGTGGAGAAAATTgtcaattgttattattaagtgaAGACAAGGCAATATGTTATGAACAGTtggagaaataataaaatgtatttaatattaatgtaaaaaactaaaaaatagaacattaaattaaagtttaaatttaacgtctattgttacaaaataggatattttctataaatatttaaaagtgtaGTAAGATCAAACTTTAAGATCAAGTTAGAATAGGTTAAACTTATCTGACTAACCCACAACTGGTATAgccataggtattatatattttattgatttaagggtgaaactaaataaattttgaaatttaagtaaaatttggatttttttgtTAGATGAAGGGGTTCCGGGACATTTGCGGTCGGCAACTTTTTCGTGCCGTTTGCGGTCAgcttatttatatctaaatttaaagtatataatatataaatttattctatatactataatatataagtaggtacatgttATATTTGAACTTTCCTTCACACTTTTTCAGGCTTAGGACTGACAGTATTTTTTACTGGCGTGtttaaaagattataattgttattattattttttttattattactattattattattgttactatcatttttattaatattatattataaattataatattatattacttattctaatttttgaatattagcaatgatattcaaacattttgtcAAATTTTTGTCAACTTCATACTGAGCTAGAGTATTTTTGATTCGTTGGTCTAATtgtatataagtttttttcttcttttgcCTTCCATATTTAAGTAACTgcgttcatataataaatcagaATTTTCAGCCTCTTTTTTAGACAGTGATACAAATCATTAAAAGTTGGCTGTggcttatttaatattttatttaatttactgttCCATCcctcaacaatattatttgttctatGTCTTCTTTGATAACAATTCCATACACTTCTTGAAATAATCGGGTTTTCCAGCCactgttcaataaaataatcataaaatatttgaagctTGTCATTATCAGGTGTAttggtcataataataatccaaccTTCGTCAATGTCATCAATTGGAATATGAGCTAAGGCAGAACACATTCTAACGTGTAATCTAATATCTGCATCATCTTTATAATTACTCGCTAAACctatattttgaacttttctCCAAAGCGATTGATTAAAATGGAAGTTGCAACCATATATTTCGGCATTTgggaatatttgttttattgattgaatagttgaaatttcaaaatccAATGTAAATGATTCAGGATTAAAATTTGGAATGTGTGCTTTTATCATCGAAAATAAACGctcataaacaatttttgttttattaggaagtaaaatatatattacaggaattatatttatttcgtcATTTGTAGACCCAATATCAATATGAACAGTATAAacttgataaaattgtttgctAGAGCTTTTAAAAGTGCCATCCACAAAACAAGTTTTTCCTTCAGAAGCAATTTGTCTACCTTTACTTGAACATAAGCCTATAATTCTATCTTCTTTTCCGTcatcaaataatacaaactcAGAATCACTAGGTATGATAATATCTTCCCTTAATTTAGGATCCAACGAATTTCCAAGCGATTTCCTACGTATACGATTTAATGTCGTTTTTACAGACGAGTAAACTGGAATTTCGGTCACTAAATCTAATCCCTGATCTATTAATGGTGTAAACTCTTCACGAAAAATTTGAGCTGCAGAATTTGATGAATCACGTTTTtgcaatattgtatttttttttaacttcaatttTTGCCGAGTCATATTTACATTGATGAAtagtaacatttaaaatagtattacctGTTGTTTTTAATCTTCCTGTGCATTTTTCTctctttttttcattcaaacaTACCCAGGTTGTAACATTTACATTATTGGTTCGATACCTCCTATATTGGTAACCATTGTGTACTGCTAAAGCTTTTCCTTTAGTAGTTTCCAAAATTTCTAAAGAATCgttcattttaataacactGTAATATACCGACTATACGAACTCTACAAAGGTGTATACTATACTAAAGACTGAGTAAATGTTATCGATGGATATCGATTACATGTAACAATACAATtgacataatacaattttaatttaatacttccaAAGTTCTAACactttatctataataatacccATAAACAACCATTGAACCAAACAGCAAAAAATCGGtaaatccaataataatacgattttaaacatatttttacaataaatatagaatcaatttaatatataattatttagtacataatatatataatatatataatatatataccttagATTAGATAATCAGGTGGATAGAAATAATCTGACCGCAAACGGCACAAAAAAGGTGCCGACCGCATCGGTGCCGACACCAGATGAAGGGGGGGAGGTTACATTTCCGATGAATGGGCCGGTTTGATTCATATTTCCCGGGCCGAAAAAATTCGCCAATCCACCCCTGCCTATATCTATATGCTGAATGCTgatgttaattttagtttctaaattttctatttatcatgttatgtttatttcattaaattgtatttttatttttataagtattatattagtttaaacgAATTGTAATATCGTTGAACTCCGTATACCAGTTACGAGCTTATAGCTCAGTTGATTTTCGCATCAgctataattgaaatattttattgttattatttaattgtaattgttttaactgaataaataaataaaataaataagtaaaataaaataaacacgaatgaaaataaaatcataatttattctgaTAAGAATAACCAAATAGACTACAAAGCTTTATTTTGTCTTTACAGCTGTATCTACCTGTATCGGCTATgggtattaataattgtcaacTACTCGACAACGATacgtataaatttattcatgaagtattactattatttgacTTTTACGTTTTATAAGTTATCGTCCTAATATTGTTAAGCAGCCCCAGGCAGGGATTGCCGCCCTAGCCAGTCCGCTACTGCTCCAAtcgtatcaatatttaatatatatttgtgttttcGAACACctgaactaattttaatttagcagcttcaatttttaaagtacaatACATTAACTAGAATATTCCAATAATCCTATATAAACCAAATGTTCTCTCATCTCGCTAcaccaaaaatttaaataaaatataactgttgACGCAGTGTCGTAGTATTAGTAGTATTAgtagtattattagtagtagATGTATAGATGTATTCATTGGTTATGATGTCGTCAATACAATCTTATCTGTATCGACAATAGGGACTaacagataataaatattctaaaattaatggtttattttaatcattgttattattattattattgtcgtgaTTTTTACAGTGGGAATAATTGGAACGACTAAAAATATGTGATCGTCAAGtaatagtgtttttaaaaacttttttgtggTTTATCATTTGCACTTATTATCACGATTGTTAATTGATAAAGTCAATCGTTTTGtttgcttattataatataccgtttatgtgttttttacaaaatactgCAATTGGAATTCGTACGTTACCtacgttattttaattgatccTGAATATTCTGACAAAATGGGTGGACGAAAACCAGCAGTGGCACTTTCAATAGTAATTGATGcgattgtacattttaaaaataaaattatctgcaCAGATGTCTGCAATTGCGAAATAagtgagtatattatttataatttaatttacaacattttatagacTTGTAGCTTTTATGTTCAACACTTAGTGGTAacttgtacctattatattattaaaaataagcttAAGAATGTATGTAGTTAATAGCATAGTTGGAAATTGGAATagatattatcattgattatggtattattgattttaccaGAATTTAGACACAGTGCTCGTCCAATATCTTCACAATCACCCGCCATAACTATTTGatcaaaatactaaaacaaagGAGTGGGAATTGAGTAATAATACCACCGTCGAGTCATGTACCTACctttttttacattgataTTTTCCTGGACGGAATTTTCAATCGTCAATCATCCGATACGAATGCCCGAGATGCATGCGGATTACGGAATAGTAGGAAAAGTTAACATGtatttactgtatatttatgtatatatcatgATTCATGATTCATAACGcgtgtacatataaatatttattttagattctgaacgaagtgatgaatgtattgattttacaatgatgtgtgttttttttttgtctgtcaCCACGTTTTAGAGCAGTAAAAGTGCttcgattttaaaaagttttcaaaatattttgactttttttgagctattaatgttaaatattttaaaatcggtaaataattatacgaataaaatataatttttcggaAACAATAACCGTCGGAAATAGGTGTTCGGGAAAACAGGTTTCGGATTTTCGGACTTTCGGGCAAAATACTATTCGGGACAAAATTCATTTGGGAATTTCGATTCTGGAAAAACGGCGGGTACCTTTACACTAACATCGTAATGTTGATACATcgaatacatttattcatttattcaaataggtTCTAAACAAgcttacaatacattatacaaatacaaattattttgagtaatatattatgttctctttaactattttcttttatcgTTTTAGAAATCCAACCAGCTACAAATAATATCTGGGAAGATATATCCAAACACCTGAACAGCCAAATGACTAAAAATgcattgcatatttttgttcAACAAGACCGTCATAATATCAAAAGTGTACTGGGAATTAGtaatgttatacaaaataaagaacTAGTAATTGACCACGTagatttacaaacaaaatctTCTACTGATTgtggtaaaataattcttatttttttaaatattatacttgatgttggtattataaattcaataattaatttaggcAATACATGTTTGTAAATGATCATAAATGATTgtctgaaaaatgtattattaaatattcataaccaAGACATTAATtggaaaacaattttgttttcattagttataagtaaaatattatctatacgatttttttgtttatcgttattcaaaattaaaatatttattgataatgtcAATGGctagtttttgtaaaatatgtgtaaaaatagATGGTTTGCACTATTCATAAAAcgcatgcatataatattgacaacTTATCaaacaattacatatttatttttctttcaaaattagaatatttagtCTTAAGCTACAAATTTTTATCTGAGATTAACAAGTAAACAACTAACATTAGCATttggaaatttattttggtttttagatTCGTTGGATGATGATAGTATAAACGATAACTTGCCTTctctaaaatttgtttttacttttaccaCTGAGGAATGGAAACAAATACAACCCGAAGAAGGGTGTAGCCCATTTGCGCCCAAGAGCAACCCATTTGCGCCCCAAGGGTTATGGACATTTGCgcccaaaataaaaaacttaacacCCCGATTTATAGCCCAAATGCGCCCATTTTGCATGCAATGTTGcctttgttgtttaaaaatataaaatcctacgtaaaatcaaaattaataaaaaataataattttaaatactacacAGCtagtatgcatattatataggtatattaatattatttatattgcacttaataataaatttcaaatagaaatatttttacgtaaaatcaaaataattaataaatactaaaaataattaaattacaataatattaaaataataatactaattagttGTCAGTTATCGTTTaagattgtttaaaaatattaaattttacgtcaaaaataatcaaaattaataatatatattggtcAATAATAAgaatgttaataatacaaaaaataattaaattaaaataataatacaattataaatcgaTTCCcctaaattataagaaattttttttaagtattctattttatttaagtgttCTCCTCTGTACTCATTCCACGctttataagtaaattctattttttctttttcctcTTTACGTCGTGGTTTTATTTTACCCTTCttgatttcatttatttttagatatgattctacttgtattaattttaaattttcaattacactAGTTAATGGAGGATGAGGTGAATAAAATTGGGAGTTAAAGTGCTTGTGAAATGATTCAGCGCAATTTGTAGTGCGAGGTGCGTCTGTTGGAGGTTCAGCCCAAATTGATGGCGGAAATGGACATCCTTCAatgatatagttattaaacacATAATCAGAAAATTCAGATAAATTTGTCAGGCTGAAATCTGGAGTTAAGTtttgtaaatcaaaataagcATCTTCCACTTCATTTGACGGTAAAAATGGTAAcccaaaaaataaagttaaccaTTTAGTGATATCACATGACTGAttcttgtacaattttttaaggtctgacaaagaatttatttttcggtACCAAGATTGACCTAAATGAAATCTACAGCCTTTTTTTTTGCTGTATGGAAATGCATTTAGAAATGCTTTGTGTGCTGcgatttcaaaatctaaatgGATTGATTTTggtgtaaaatttttttgtaatttatttgtacataaatgaCAAATAAAGTTCCACATAGCTCGATAACATTCAAATGATTTTGATGGCAAAAATGCAATAACAAGTGGTATATAAAAtccatttacatatatatgaataccatacatttgataaaaatgtgacGGTCTATAAGTAAAAGTACCATCACCAAAAATATCAGAATTATTGAAATcgcataaaaaatttaaattcgttttgcatgtaatcaaaataatattatttaagttatcaacatatgtaaattattcgtttttatttgttaaaattactaaattagaaACCTGTTCAATTGCTTCGTCTAGTTATTTAGGAACTGGAGGTAATATTTTTCGACGTTCTCGGTATATAGACTTTCTGATATTGTGAATATCAGAATGCTTAGCGGTGCTACACGTGGAAAGCTCtgtacgtattattttattaggtcgTAAAGTTAAATCTTCACacgctttttttttacacctaCCTTGAACGTCCAGTAAGTTTAAACTTTCTTCAGTTTCCGGATCATGGGTATGACTGTCTTTAATTTCGGTTAACTTCGTTTTCGAACTATTGGTTTTGACATACGCACTACAAGTTGTTTTTACACAACGCCACCTTATATCTCCAGAAACAAGGGTTCTACTCACgcgatatttaaaataacgaaaaattaaacaaagtttttgtttacttgaaacagttatataaaattccattttattatagtagtacTCACTATTGATGTACTGATGCAACTGACACATAAAATACAACtgataaatgcatttttatataatataatctttatcGATTGGGAttttacaatttcaattaGCACAACTaacgacaaaatattattatctttatcgaTTTAGATCGAGCTTGGAAAacgatcaaatattattttagattttatagttACACGCCAATATACTCAATAAATGGCAACGATTTTTACCTGATCTGAATCGGGCGCATGTGGGCTATGATTTGGGGCACAAATGGGCTACGATAAATGGGTTCGGGCGCAAATAGGTTGCGCCGCCGAAGAAGTCGTGTATAAAGTCAATGACCCAAGTCGTTTTTAAGAAATACCAGATCATATAATGTTCTTCGTAAGGGATGTTGGACGCCAGTATTTGCAGAACATTTTTGGATTCACACTAGCTTACCTTGCTGTATTTCATTTCGAAGAGGGACTGTTTTATGTGATAGTAATATTTACGTTAAAGTTATTGGAAGATGTACAACTTGTGGTTCAATTTTCAAAGGAATAATACCTTAAAAACCATCTGAAAATTCAaggtaatttttatgtaaataataataatgttagttgtaatttgatatagtttaatattatgtaacttatattaaatatttaatcttcaTATGAATTCTAAATTTACTGAGTGCTGATGGAATGTGAGTATGTAGGTAAATTCGACAAAGAACatgtaaatgttaaaaacggCGTATGATTGGACCAACTCAAAATACTGctataaaaaacattgtagATGAAGGAAAAGCCAGTGAAACTTATAGGGAAATAAAAGCAGTTCGTCTAGTGAGAACaggtatctatttattaaaagcattacattttatataagatcgttgtcaatataaaattaacaattacttagtcctttaaatattgatgaataattttttttctttaatgtacctactgcaatataataacaatatagcctatgggtaaaattataaaaatacattcctATAAAAAGCAACACACGTGAAATGCAATGTTAcgcacaattatattataaaaacattcacTTAAATACCATGTTTTTGTTTGGTTGAAAATATGGATAGGTAGTTAAATAAACCCGTGATCGTGAAATCAAATCCGTGATGGAGACAGGCAGAAAAATTAAGTCTAACCCtcgtattttgaattttttaaatttattttcaaaatcaattaatcaACTATTTATGATAACATTAGATTGGTGTTGTTTTAAAGGAGCTAGGTAATGGtaggtattgtaaaatttaacgtacctactatattattcagcgtattaacattttttcccgGGACCCAATTTACCGAGATAAAGTCATTTGGGACCCAATTTATCAATCccggttttaaaatgtattagtgtAGATTAGACAACTAATATGATAGTAATTCCAACTACATAggtatgcaatataatataaccaatagttgttgttattttaacctaatttGGATGTCAAGAGGACCAAAATAGCGGTATAATTTGAGAATCACGCTTAGCAAACCACTATAGTACGGCCAGCCAAAAATGAGCCGCGACGGTgagtagtataaatatggggcgtctggctccatttttcagcggagatgaaaaaagtttgagggagTATAACTGTCCCTTTGCAGTGTAAGAAATTCCCGCTGTAAAATGGAGTCAGACGCCCCAtggtttttctgaaaaaaaccTAGGTAAGTAATTCTCCCTTCCACacgttatttgatttgatttcacgttcacttcaattttttttaatgtaatgagTTTAGTATATAACCATACATGTACAAGTAATACacttagtatataaatatgtgttgtaACGATCATATATGACGTACGTTTCCCCAGCCCCCCCACATtgtatttttccaatttttttttggccaATATTTTGTACTGAATTTGTACGAATTTGTAAGATAAGCACCTAaatttgtatgattttatgtttagAACCATACCAGAATTCGAGTGGGGGGGCTATAGAAACGATTCTCCAGCCCCcccatttataaaattatctatttatataagatttCTACGCAGTTATTTAGTACGGAATTTGTACGAATTTGTACGACCATTCGCGAAAATTTTGGAAAATTCCTTACAACCAAAAAACGCATTTTACTAATATGACGTTTCCCCAGCCCCCCCGCCAGACTAAAATTAcgttttccaaaaaaatatctatgcaGTTATTTAGTACGGAATTTGTACGAATTTGTACGATAAGAAACaaaatttgtatgaatttatttatgcaGTTAAACCAAAATTTGAGTGGGGGGGTTGTAGAAACGTTTCCCCAGCCCCCCACCACACTAAAAATACTTGATTGCACAAAACAAGtatgcaaatattttgtacgGAATTTGTACGAACTTGTACGAccgtcaaaaatattttttgaaaattctttCATCcccaaaaacacattttactcTTTTGCCGTTTCCCCAGCCCCCCCAACAcactaaaaatactttttttcacaaaacaactatgcaaatattttgtacggaatttatacgaatttataattagtattatgagtattttgtacattttaaatacagcgTGAAATTCGTAAACATGTAGGAAGCTACGCAAAATCACTACTTAACTATAGATTGTAGAATCTAAAAcgttactaattttattatatatgtgacTTACACACCGTTGGTGTCCACTTACCGTTggtgattactgattagtgACTTATGACTTtcgagtaataaattatttttgtgctCCTGTTGATcgtgtttttgttattattttatcttctaTATAACATTGTTCAAATGATTATTGTTAACCAATTATTGGTAACCAATTTTGCAAAAACAGTTTTCCATCCCTGaaatataatcttaataaatatcacCTACGtacttgaatattatatattcaatagtctataatacacaattattattatacgtgtcGCATGTTAAACAACCCGTTTAGGGCAACACTGCGTGCAGGTGTGCATTTCAATTATCATTTGtgaggttattattataacaaatattaatatgtatttatgttattttgattattttcaataacttatACTATTATCAGTTAGATGTGTggatttttaacgttttaactATTGTATTTGTGAGTTTAACGaccttttttcaattttgtttctGAGTTCTGTGTTTTGCGCCCttgtgattaaattataaacagatATTAGGTACCAGCCATCGatctcaatattattttgatcatgCGTGGGCGAAAACCTAGTGTACCACATCAGGTGATCATTGAtgcagttattttatttaaagaccGAGTTATAGCCACTGACAATGATGGTGTTAAacgtaagtacctacctattataataacatactgaTACtgacataacatttataattgcttggatcaattttaaaaacatgattttttttctcctcTTAAATTAAAGAAACACAATATTGGCAGGTAGTACCTGCTAAGTCCCTACTAAAGTAATCGAAATAAATATGAGAAAATGTACAACAAAACtggaaaagtttttttattcaaaccaactttatattactttaaaattttcactgt is drawn from Aphis gossypii isolate Hap1 unplaced genomic scaffold, ASM2018417v2 Contig00647, whole genome shotgun sequence and contains these coding sequences:
- the LOC126554912 gene encoding uncharacterized protein LOC126554912 — protein: MNDSLEILETTKGKALAVHNGYQYRRYRTNNVNVTTWLKKNTILQKRDSSNSAAQIFREEFTPLIDQGLDLVTEIPVYSSVKTTLNRIRRKSLGNSLDPKLREDIIIPSDSEFVLFDDGKEDRIIGLCSSKGRQIASEGKTCFVDGTFKSSSKQFYQVYTVHIDIGSTNDEINIIPRLFSMIKAHIPNFNPESFTLDFEISTIQSIKQIFPNAEIYGCNFHFNQSLWRKVQNIGLASNYKDDADIRLHVRMCSALAHIPIDDIDEGWIIIMTNTPDNDKLQIFYDYFIEQWLENPIISRSVWNCYQRRHRTNNIVEGWNSKLNKILNKPQPTFNDLYHCLKKRLKILIYYMNAVT